From a region of the Torulaspora globosa chromosome 7, complete sequence genome:
- a CDS encoding uncharacterized protein (ancestral locus Anc_1.376) yields MDQATTASAAMSKPGQEQKMSIREIALDLTVFTLSNVNDAISFKPQLCFEVPKQDYQMLKDNYISFTGTSIRKNRSRLFFLPTNVSDELQRLNPSIPEDAKRVPSDGRIYYKNRLITELDYENVKRVEIACAFIAYTALNSFAHFETELPHSRMREAGFSNSEAEADDSDDEMSAGESVSRALKKGNILGFRELGHLVGITPWHFHRVFKVITGLTIREYGQLCVEFIKKNKEIVNTCRVKVEQLKDVQRFSCLDDPSFLQDGSLQYAATENVVLLHEYFIDPNKSKEFKTKKNGSGGSKGGGQQQLAKKESAAHDEGGASPLTHRSEIRKRRSSVMYGRMQRASQSSITSNSSLYECLQTSPSGTSLRSPEYYLSNEEQHSDNDSDDSSGSMLEAPSFNVFPSAIAKSVSPPGSSRKGSIISVGSAGGVSKKSSKRKSITGANIDAIQSSMLHRRNRSDVCTINLNLEPLQPDSLDARLSPPPLPQQTNQLPIEFNSNIFGLKGAAKMVVPAANENRVDFSIGPLDYNAISENLFETAHSKPNDASLLNVELLDQPALNLETLPETTTTNASNTPYGADNDLADLRGVPPMDDILDPATLLDSGLLTGNPAGISNLTPLSENNAKIRDLDQEPFFSPFPAGEDDLLFDSVLPAADPLAIAEAGGRAGGVIASNSVRAPTVYAASNRTNIDAFNF; encoded by the coding sequence ATGGACCAGGCAACAACGGCATCGGCAGCGATGTCAAAACCCGGACAAGAACAAAAGATGTCTATAAGAGAAATAGCATTGGATTTGACAGTATTTACGCTATCGAATGTCAATGACGCCATCTCGTTCAAGCCACAGCTGTGCTTCGAAGTGCCCAAGCAGGATTACCAGATGCTGAAGGACAACTACATCAGTTTTACAGGGACATCGATAAGGAAGAACCGGTCCAGGCTGTTTTTTCTTCCCACGAATGTGTCGGATGAGCTGCAGAGGCTGAATCCTTCGATCCCTGAGGACGCCAAGAGAGTACCCTCGGACGGGCGGATCTACTACAAGAACCGCTTGATCACGGAGCTGGACTACGAGAACGTCAAGCGGGTCGAGATCGCTTGCGCATTCATCGCCTACACGGCGCTGAATAGTTTTGCGCATTTCGAGACCGAGTTGCCGCACTCGCGGATGCGTGAGGCCGGCTTCAGCAACAGCGAAGCTGAGGCCGACGACTCGGACGACGAGATGTCGGCCGGCGAGAGCGTGAGCCGCGCGCTGAAGAAGGGGAACATACTCGGGTTCAGAGAGCTGGGCCATCTGGTCGGCATCACGCCGTGGCACTTCCACAGGGTTTTCAAGGTGATCACCGGGCTCACCATCAGGGAGTACGGCCAGCTCTGTGTGgagttcatcaagaagaacaaggaGATCGTGAACACATGCAGGGTCAAGGtcgagcagctgaaggACGTGCAGAGGTTCTCGTGTCTTGACGACCCGAGCTTCCTGCAGGACGGCAGCCTCCAGTATGCGGCTACGGAAAACGTGGTTCTGCTGCACGAGTACTTCATAGACCCGAACAAATCCAAGGAGTtcaagaccaagaagaacggCAGCGGCGGCAGCAAGGGCGGCggccagcagcagctcgCGAAGAAGGAGTCCGCGGCACACGACGAAGGCGGAGCTTCGCCATTGACGCACCGTTCCGAGATccgcaagagaagaagctccGTCATGTACGGCAGGATGCAGCGCGCTTCGCAGAGCTCCATCACATCCAACTCGTCGCTCTACGAGTGCCTGCAGACCTCGCCCTCGGGCACCAGCCTGCGCTCACCCGAGTACTACTTGTCCAACGAGGAACAGCACTCGGACAACGACTCCGACGACAGCTCCGGCAGCATGCTGGAGGCGCCATCCTTCAACGTCTTCCCCTCCGCGATCGCCAAGTCCGTGTCGCCGCCGGGATCCTCCCGCAAGGGCAGCATCATCTCTGTTGGCAGCGCAGGCGGTGtcagcaagaagagcagcaagaggaagagcatCACAGGCGCCAATATCGACGCCATACAAAGCTCCATGCTACAcagaagaaacagaagCGACGTTTGCACAATCAACCTGAACCTCGAGCCGCTGCAGCCGGACTCGCTCGACGCCCGACTCTCGCCGCCGCCGCTGCCGCAACAAACGAACCAGCTCCCTATAGAGTTCAACTCGAACATTTTCGGCCTCAAGGGCGCCGCCAAGATGGTCGTCCCCGCCGCCAACGAGAACAGAGTTGATTTCTCCATAGGACCGCTCGACTACAACGCCATCAGCGAGAACCTCTTCGAAACTGCACACTCCAAGCCCAACGACGCTTCGCTGCTCAACGTCGAACTGCTCGACCAACCCGCCCTCAACCTCGAGACCCTGCCAGAGACCACTACCACCAACGCCTCCAACACTCCCTACGGCGCAGACAACGACCTCGCCGACCTGAGAGGCGTCCCCCCCATGGACGACATCCTCGACCCAGCAACCCTGCTCGACTCCGGCCTGCTCACCGGCAACCCGGCCGGAATCTCCAACCTGACCCCGCTGAGCGAAAACAACGCCAAGATCCGGGATCTAGACCAAGAGCCGTTTTTCAGCCCGTTTCCCGCGGGAGAAGACGATCTACTCTTTGACTCGGTCCTCCCAGCCGCGGATCCGCTAGCGATCGCCGAGGCTGGAGGCCGCGCAGGAGGAGTCATCGCATCGAATTCGGTGCGGGCACCCACAGTATACGCAGCATCAAACCGCACGAACATTGACGCATTCAATTTTTAG
- a CDS encoding uncharacterized protein (ancestral locus Anc_1.375): MPRDLQNSLLFEVATEVANRVGGIYSVLKSKAPVTVAQYKDNYTLIGPLNLATYQGEVEQIDWSSKEAFDEDLRPIQSVLFSMQSRGVRFVYGRWLIEGSPRVLLFELASVAGYLNEWKGDLWSLVGIPSPENDVETNDAILLGYTVAWFLGELAHTDHHHAIITHCHEWLAGVALPLCRKRRIDVVTIFTTHATLLGRYLCAAGNVDFYNSLSSIDVDQEAGKRGIYHRYCIERAAAHTADVFTTVSQITALEAEHLLKRKPDGILPNGLNVVKFQAVHEFQNLHAIKKEKINEFVRGHFHGSLDFDLDNTLYFFTAGRYEYKNKGADMFIEALARLNYRMKVSGSKKTVVAFIIMPAKNKSFTVEALRSQAVVKALENSVNEVTSLIGKRIFERAIRYPHMGMHSEIPTDLDELLKNSDKVLLKKRVLALRRPDGELPPVVTHNMVDDANDPILNQIRHVQLFNHPSDPVKIIFHPEFLSANNPILSLDYDEFVRGCHLGVFPSYYEPWGYTPAECTVMSVPSITTNLSGFGAYMEDLIETDQAKDYGIYIVDRRFKSPDESVEQLVDNMEEFVKKNRRQRINQRNRTERLSDLLDWRRMGLEYVKARQLALRRAYPDLFKQLVGEELNDANMDALAGGKKLKIARPLSVPGSPREPRSNSAVYMTPGDLGTLQDANNADDYFRLGAGNDDDQDSDGDS, encoded by the coding sequence ATGCCGCGTGATCTACAGAATTCGTTACTATTTGAAGTGGCTACGGAGGTTGCCAACAGGGTTGGTGGTATCTACAGCGTGTTGAAGTCGAAGGCGCCGGTGACGGTGGCTCAGTACAAGGACAATTATACTCTGATCGGGCCTTTGAATTTGGCGACATACCAGGGCGAGGTGGAGCAGATTGATTGGAGTTCGAAAGAGGCGTTCGATGAAGATTTGAGGCCGATTCAGAGCGTTCTGTTTTCGATGCAGTCGCGTGGAGTGCGGTTTGTGTACGGGCGGTGGTTGATCGAGGGTTCGCCCCGCGTGCTGCTGTTCGAGCTGGCGTCGGTGGCGGGATATCTGAACGAGTGGAAGGGCGATCTTTGGTCGCTTGTGGGGATTCCGTCGCCAGAGAATGATGTGGAGACCAACGACGCGATCCTGTTGGGCTACACTGTAGCGTGGTTTCTGGGCGAGCTGGCGCATACGGACCACCACCACGCGATCATCACGCACTGTCACGAGTGGCTGGCCGGGGTGGCTCTACCGCTGTGTCGCAAGAGACGTATCGACGTGGTGACCATCTTCACCACGCATGCGACTTTGCTGGGGCGGTACCTCTGTGCAGCGGGTAACGTCGATTTCTACAACAGCTTGTCAAGTATTGATGTGGACCAGGAGGCCGGGAAGCGTGGTATCTACCACCGCTACTGCATTGAGCGGGCGGCGGCTCACACTGCGGATGTGTTCACTACGGTGTCGCAGATCACCGCTCTGGAGGCGGAAcatctgttgaagagaaaaccGGACGGGATCTTGCCAAACGGGTTGAACGTTGTCAAGTTTCAGGCGGTGCACGAGTTTCAGAACCTGCATgctatcaagaaggagaagatcaacgagTTTGTGAGAGGCCATTTCCATGGCAGTCTGGACTTCGATCTGGACAACACGCTGTATTTCTTCACAGCGGGCAGATACGAGTACAAGAATAAGGGAGCCGATATGTTTATCGAAGCTTTGGCCCGTCTGAACTATAGGATGAAAGTTTCGGGCTCGAAGAAAACGGTCGTGGCGTTCATCATCATGCCTGCCAAGAACAAATCTTTCACCGTGGAAGCGCTCAGAAGTCAGGCCGTTGTGAAAGCGCTGGAGAATTCGGTCAATGAAGTGACCAGCCTGATCGGAAAGAGAATCTTCGAGCGCGCCATTAGGTATCCTCATATGGGGATGCATTCCGAGATCCCCACTGACCTTGAtgaattgctgaagaattcgGATAAGgtgctgctgaagaaacgTGTGCTAGCGTTGAGGAGACCTGATGGCGAATTGCCTCCCGTAGTCACCCATAACATGGTCGATGACGCGAACGATCCGATCCTCAATCAGATCAGACATGTCCAGTTATTCAACCATCCAAGCGATCCGGTGAAGATCATTTTCCATCCAGAGTTTTTGAGCGCCAACAATCCAATCTTGAGTTTAGACTATGATGAGTTTGTCCGTGGTTGCCACTTGGGTGTCTTCCCATCGTATTACGAGCCCTGGGGGTACACTCCTGCCGAATGTACCGTCATGAGTGTTCCTTCTATCACAACCAATTTGTCTGGTTTCGGAGCTTATATGGAAGACCTTATTGAGACGGATCAGGCCAAGGATTATGGTATTTATATCGTGGATCGCCGTTTCAAATCCCCAGACGAGTCTGTCGAACAGCTAGTCGACAACATGGAAGAAtttgtcaagaagaacagaagaCAGAGAATTAACCAAAGAAACAGAACGGAAAGGTTATCCGATTTACTTGATTGGAGACGAATGGGGTTGGAATACGTGAAGGCAAGGCAATTGGCCTTGCGTAGGGCTTACCcagatcttttcaagcaattggtgGGCGAAGAATTAAACGATGCTAATATGGACGCTTTAGCTGGCGGTAAGAAACTAAAGATTGCAAGACCTTTAAGTGTTCCCGGGTCCCCACGTGAACCAAGATCCAATAGTGCTGTTTACATGACCCCTGGCGATCTGGGTACTCTGCAAGACGCTAATAATGCAGACGATTATTTCAGGCTCGGTGCCGGCAATGATGACGACCAGGACTCAGACGGCGACAGCTGA
- a CDS encoding uncharacterized protein (ancestral locus Anc_1.378), with protein MNTNLNPDNNISTPSLVGVSVRSINDAHNPDFTDSSSRPNLHTASSSHVLNKITSQPSLVDASYTSVAELNREGALLTDEVDLDQVTNATEAENDDEKQKQLQALKHKKQQQEKLKQKSKISIDSSTTSLKSMHSVDSRSLITSTDPIDDQINMSASSKPGRRRAVTNDRHGSRNGQVKDDTIRNSYGEFIENKSHKPHLAGGESYQSCHESDVQSERDDERPGRRSRRSLDNQSSSTEYLRSLSRSLSRDPARGRNGSTNMNDVTEKLNNARLYSTNNYSISQADLENAPHIIQQTLAEEEEEEENEGALMDDQGNEEYSKELEEAAEAVEQNAARHL; from the coding sequence ATGAACACCAATTTAAACCCTGATAACAACATCTCCACCCCATCCCTGGTGGGAGTTAGTGTGAGAAGCATCAACGATGCCCATAATCCCGATTTTACGGACAGCTCATCGAGACCCAATTTACATACTGCCAGCTCGTCACATGTCTTGAACAAGATAACATCTCAACCAAGTCTGGTAGATGCCTCTTACACTTCAGTGGCTGAGTTGAATCGTGAAGGAGCGTTGCTGACTGATGAAGTGGACCTCGATCAAGTCACGAATGCCACAGAGGCCGAaaacgatgatgagaaGCAAAAGCAGCTACAGGCTTTAAAACATAAGAAACAGCAACAAGAGAAACTCAAACAAAAAAGTAAGATTTCGATTGATTCATCGACTACCagcttgaaatcaatgCACAGCGTAGACTCGAGATCGCTGATTACTTCTACCGACCCAATCGATGACCAGATTAACATGTCGGCGTCCTCCAAACCAGGCCGCAGAAGAGCTGTGACGAATGACAGACATGGCTCGAGGAACGGGCAAGTTAAAGATGACACGATAAGAAACTCGTACGGTGAATTCATTGAGAACAAGTCTCATAAGCCACATTTAGCTGGCGGTGAGTCTTATCAATCCTGCCATGAATCCGACGTACAAAGCGAGCGCGATGATGAGAGACCTGGAAGACGTTCCAGACGGTCATTAGACAACCAGTCATCCTCCACCGAGTATCTGAGATCTCTCTCGAGATCCTTGAGTCGTGATCCGGCCAGGGGAAGAAATGGCAGTACCAATATGAACGATGTTACtgagaaattgaacaatGCAAGATTATACAGTACCAACAACTATTCGATCTCTCAAGCGGACTTGGAGAACGCACCGCACATCATTCAGCAGACAttagctgaagaagaagaagaggaagaaaatgaaggTGCTTTGATGGATGATCAAGGTAATGAAGAGTATTCcaaagagctcgaagagGCGGCTGAAGCGGTCGAACAAAACGCAGCGAGGCATCTTTGA
- the AIM14 gene encoding putative metalloreductase (ancestral locus Anc_1.379): MSSSLWKRHGETHYANIQYGYYVLGISALYFIFLMVMRKVLPSRPATSSDSKFKKIIYGLYSIDPAINLCILLVLFLTPFYGHYSLAHQTSVYIKRLGRLSYVLLTLNLILNLRPNWLLYRDYTYTDFIPLHKWLSRIIVLIAMVHGILFLIYWGVKDERSVLSELKKAKNFVGLIVMIEAGLLLLFSLGPARRLNYNLFFATHNIFTLSLIFLTAIHARPGVGVPYLGINIFILAVHLISKTVFARSTDLLGKYTDYRNTNLVAVQLPRAALADAFEPGCHIRISPFRRINPLYWLLPSHPFTVASMPSDSTVDLIIAENKHPRSFKLEMGARYTIINNYNPAIPRLCLSSATRVSIVCGGSGISFGLPLYRYFKELHPVDYLHFVWLTRDRYQLKVLEDLLKESSFDGSADFHIFITRDLDSMEQEQQEQDDIDLEFELESFTPEQLDENGAVVGDTASSMGTKIKAASVNLGRRINWAVDLSNFVDASVTDTTWLLTCGPITLIDAGRQYAAGNGINFASEIYAL, encoded by the coding sequence ATGAGCAGTTCATTATGGAAGAGACATGGTGAAACACATTATGCCAACATTCAGTATGGTTATTATGTCCTCGGGATATCAGCTCTTTACTTCATCTTCCTGATGGTGATGCGCAAGGTACTTCCCAGTAGGCCAGCCACAAGCTCAGATTCtaagttcaagaaaataATATATGGATTATATTCCATCGATCCAGCAATTAATCTTTGTATCCTATTGGTGCTATTTTTGACGCCTTTCTATGGTCACTACTCGTTGGCACATCAGACTAGTGTCTACATCAAGCGTTTGGGACGATTGAGCTACGTTCTGTTGACGCTCAATCTTATCCTCAACTTGAGGCCCAATTGGCTGCTATATCGAGACTATACGTACACGGACTTTATCCCTTTGCATAAATGGCTATCTCGCATAATTGTCTTGATCGCGATGGTTCATGGTATTCTGTTCCTTATTTACTGGGGAGTCAAAGATGAAAGGTCGGTATTATCCGAACtgaagaaggccaagaatTTTGTTGGTTTGATTGTTATGATAGAGGCTGGTTtacttcttctcttctccttgggTCCTGCTAGACGCCTGAACTAcaacctcttctttgcaacGCATAACATATTCACATTGAGTTTGATATTTCTCACAGCTATTCATGCAAGGCCGGGAGTCGGAGTTCCCTACCTCGGTATCAATATTTTCATTTTAGCGgttcatctcatctcaaAAACCGTCTTCGCCAGAAGCACCGATTTGCTAGGGAAATATACTGACTACAGAAATACCAATTTGGTGGCTGTTCAGCTGCCTCGAGCAGCTTTGGCAGACGCTTTTGAACCGGGCTGCCACATCAGAATAAGTCCGTTCCGCCGAATCAATCCATTGTACTGGTTATTGCCCTCGCACCCGTTCACCGTAGCCTCTATGCCATCAGATTCTACAGTCGATCTCATTATAGCTGAAAATAAGCATCCCCGTTCGTTTAAACTTGAAATGGGTGCCAGATACACGATAATTAACAACTACAACCCGGCAATCCCCAGATTATGCCTATCGTCTGCTACCAGAGTCAGTATTGTCTGTGGCGGCAGTGGCATCTCGTTCGGGTTGCCCTTGTATCGTTATTTCAAGGAGCTGCATCCAGTGGATTATCTGCACTTTGTCTGGCTCACGAGAGATAGGTATCAACTGAAGGTTCTAGAGGATCTTCTCAAGGAATCGTCGTTTGATGGAAGTGCAGATTTTCACATTTTCATTACGAGAGACCTTGATAGTATGGAACAGGAACAGCAAGAACAAGACGATATAGACTTGGAGTTCGAACTGGAGTCCTTCACACCAGAGCAGCTCGACGAGAACGGGGCTGTGGTGGGCGATACTGCTAGCTCGATGGGCACTAAGATCAAGGCCGCCTCAGTGAATCTGGGGAGAAGAATAAATTGGGCAGTAGATTTGTCAAATTTTGTCGACGCCTCAGTCACAGACACCACTTGGCTACTCACATGCGGCCCCATAACACTGATCGATGCTGGCCGGCAGTACGCTGCAGGAAATGGTATCAACTTTGCCTCTGAAATATATGCTTTATGA
- the AIP5 gene encoding Aip5p (ancestral locus Anc_1.377) — protein sequence MDRTKIISDSQRVATPRRSLDLDSIMVGIEEYLNEIDANEGEEIKVNIVKDEDEDSVSAEKIVEDENEAEIALERETAIRERDHSASARPKKMLSDSEGPFTAANKAEKFESSEEAIRKVENKNSATEDKANTEAETALTKSAGDVIVAETEANTPGKTAGPVSEPVSSKIDARDALDIEPQEQKAQEAAAADAAVEDKEKSPVAQTITESDKDIDAEQMGKADAPNSTASKEQEGGAKDSAAENKPENIVEDEADEYKAELNAEFKSQTVKSVSEISSDAGTKISTEIVKASDIVGDKDEDIAECKDDAVDLPAARDTNSQVSSREVEDAAPIKDLKDEQVEDEPEHNAANLSEKEEHVKTQGPKTPIPELIEQKDRTDDDIEGKLNGSKENAENTTVEPQSILDQETEELLKQLETMEASTTNTATRAEIRAINERQPIYIYTSLAGGGFHMIPRTNRLATILTANRIAFEYRDLGTDAEARSVWRSFAGGRTLPGVVRGRDDVIGNWENVEDANENYALRELLYDSL from the coding sequence ATGGATAGAACTAAGATCATCAGTGACAGTCAGAGAGTTGCAACGCCTAGAAGGAGTCTAGATTTAGACTCAATCATGGTTGGCATCGAGGAATACCTGAATGAGATCGATGCTAATGAGggcgaagagatcaaagtgAACATTGTTaaggacgaggatgaggacTCAGTATctgctgaaaaaattgtcgaagatgaaaacGAGGCTGAGATTGCCTTGGAGAGAGAGACAGCTATAAGAGAAAGAGACCATTCTGCAAGTGCAAgaccgaagaagatgctgaGCGACTCAGAAGGCCCTTTTACTGCCGCAAAcaaagcagaaaaattTGAGAGTTCTGAAGAGGCTATTCGGAAAGTTGAAAATAAGAATTCAGCGACTGAGGACAAGGCTAATACTGAAGCAGAAACAGCGCTGACAAAGAGCGCTGGGGACGTAATCGTAGCTGAAACGGAAGCGAATACTCCAGGTAAGACCGCGGGGCCTGTGTCAGAGCCAGTAAGCAGCAAGATAGACGCTCGGGACGCACTGGACATAGAGCCCCAGGAGCAAAAGGCGcaagaagcagcagcagcagatgctGCTGTCGAAGACAAAGAAAAGAGCCCTGTTGCACAGACAATAACCGAGAGTGACAAAGACATAGACGCGGAGCAGATGGGAAAAGCAGATGCACCAAACAGTACAGCGTCaaaagaacaagaaggcgGAGCCAAAGATTCCGCGGCAGAGAACAAGCCCGAGAacattgttgaagatgaagccGATGAATACAAAGCCGAATTGAATGCTGAATTTAAGAGTCAGACGGTAAAATCTGTCTCGGAAATTAGCAGTGATGCCGGTACAAAAATCTCAACAGAGATAGTGAAGGCCTCCGACATTGTTGGGgacaaagatgaagacattgCTGAATGTAAAGATGACGCTGTTGACCTGCCTGCAGCCCGAGACACAAATAGTCAGGTGTCAAGCAGAGAAGTAGAAGATGCGGCACCGATAAAAGACTTAAAGGACGAACAAGTCGAAGACGAACCGGAACACAACGCTGCAAATTTGTCGGAAAAGGAGGAACACGTGAAGACGCAAGGTCCGAAGACTCCAATCCCAGAACTTATCGAGCAGAAAGACAGGACAGACGATGACATCGAAGGCAAGCTAAATGGCTCCAAGGAAAACGCGGAGAACACCACTGTAGAACCGCAGAGCATCCTCGATCAGGAAACCGAAGAGCTTCTCAAGCAACTAGAGACGATGGAAGCTTCCACTACCAACACTGCAACCAGAGCGGAAATACGTGCCATCAACGAAAGGCAACCGATCTACATCTACACCTCTCTCGCAGGCGGCGGCTTCCACATGATCCCGCGCACAAACCGGCTGGCAACCATCCTCACGGCAAACCGAATCGCCTTCGAATACCGGGATCTCGGAACTGACGCCGAAGCGAGATCTGTCTGGAGATCTTTTGCCGGGGGCAGAACTCTTCCTGGCGTGGTGCGTGGGCGCGATGACGTAATCGGTAATTGGGAGAACGTCGAAGATGCCAATGAAAATTACGCACTCAGGGAACTTCTATACGACTCATTATGA
- a CDS encoding uncharacterized protein (ancestral locus Anc_2.556): protein MALTRLTMLASRRTLNQWALLSQCYDKPPSKVPLMIQKDDENSIIRCGLLQGSSDSQKSSTFLGALLADVYLSDQSWLEVLLNRRASSLKGPIKIQYGDRFDIQCNEAIATLAVPSGFLKDHKVEFLEISEENAADEDNCHFYLDLHGESSTLCHKWPTISVKDTSKTGELPLSNEINSKQALEATLRFIRDKRSVNSYLSDLELSNFGNFSKRLAAKIDDRKQIYADLGFAVLKNLENEDNSLAESYYLQSKKEEMLTDVESWRRRAHGELQDQVVPLIQEFLKTYLSIGKIYTYSNTKFNLRVKKLIEEPLRDLPMQNNLYELRGRQRLLTPLKAPLIDKQYFEKQISSVYTDVNRVINRSFFKLQLPLILCSTIGYVSEQFSLYSMGSLASLGIVLGLQRVLSSWELAGKNVQKRIYEDIRATIEQEYKRLMQEIKDKCATEETAQRRKLDIIRALSSEESRS, encoded by the coding sequence ATGGCATTGACCAGACTAACAATGTTGGCTTCTCGGCGGACGCTTAATCAATGGGCATTACTGAGTCAATGCTACGATAAACCGCCTTCCAAGGTACCGCTCATGATACAAAAAGACGATGAAAACTCAATTATACGGTGTGGCTTATTGCAGGGAAGTAGTGACTCTCAGAAATCATCAACCTTTTTGGGGGCTTTGCTGGCAGATGTATATTTATCGGACCAATCATGGCTGGAAGTCTTGCTTAACCGACGAGCAAGCTCTCTGAAAGGTCCCATCAAAATCCAGTATGGAGACCGGTTCGATATACAGTGTAATGAGGCGATTGCAACCCTAGCGGTGCCGTCAGGTTTTCTGAAGGACCACAAAGTTGAGTTCTTAGAGATTTCAGAAGAAAACGCGGCCGATGAAGACAATTGCCATTTCTATTTGGACTTGCATGGGGAATCTTCTACTTTATGCCACAAGTGGCCTACTATCAGCGTGAAGGATACTTCAAAGACTGGTGAGCTGCCTTTGTCCAACGAGATAAATTCAAAACAGGCCCTGGAAGCCACTCTCAGATTTATCCGTGATAAACGTAGTGTCAATTCTTATTTGAGCGACTTGGAGCTGTCTAATTTTGGTAACTTCTCGAAACGACTGGCCGCCAAGATTGACGACAGGAAGCAAATATATGCCGATCTGGGGTTTGCGGTATTGAAGAACCTGGAGAATGAGGATAATTCGCTCGCTGAAAGCTATTACCTGCAgtccaagaaggaagagatgcTTACGGATGTGGAGAGCTGGAGGAGACGTGCTCATGGCGAGCTGCAAGACCAGGTTGTACCGCTGATACAAGAATTTCTAAAGACTTATCTCTCGATCGGAAAAATTTATACATATTCCAATACAAAATTCAACCTCAGGGTTAAGAAGTTGATTGAAGAACCACTGCGAGATTTGCCAATGCAAAATAATCTGTACGAGTTGCGCGGCCGACAGCGCTTATTAACTCCTTTAAAGGCACCTCTGATAGATAAGCAGTATTTCGAAAAGCAAATCTCATCGGTTTACACAGATGTAAACAGAGTGATTAACcgaagtttcttcaagctccaGTTGCCACTCATCTTATGTTCCACTATAGGTTACGTTTCTGAACAATTTTCGCTGTACTCAATGGGTTCGTTGGCGTCTTTAGGTATCGTATTGGGACTCCAACGTGTTTTATCGAGTTGGGAACTAGCAGGTAAAAACGTCCAGAAGAGAATTTACGAAGATATCAGAGCCACCATCGAGCAAGAATACAAGAGATTGATGCAAGAGATTAAGGATAAGTGTGCGACGGAAGAGACTGCCCAGAGACGCAAGTTGGATATAATAAGGGCCCTATCTTCGGAAGAATCGCGTTCATAA